Proteins encoded in a region of the Paracholeplasma manati genome:
- a CDS encoding extracellular solute-binding protein, whose amino-acid sequence MKKILAFALMLTAAVVLAACDSRPVLRILNWGEYINDAVVDRFEEEFGYRVIVDVADSNEAFYSKIKSGTTAYDIVIPSDYMIEKMQEENMLIELDYSLLPNRDNVTYMSGVDQIFDSMTATTLTRTSETVDFTKYAVPYFWGTFGIIYNNRIAGLETALETHGWGAYFDPSKAPAGVRRGMYDVPQFAYAAAMLYLDQNVNAFSQSLLDQAEDAIDQANFVEWGDDSLKRNVEAGNLDMALVYTGDYLDRLYIQLDEGKTLSEVQAEFNIYVPEDTFVFADMMVIPNTSKNVDRAHEFINFMLDPENVALNAEVVGYAAALVEAYDLIMENLTSDDEWYKNWALANQTYYNKNAVLSVAPLTALNPSDIDKINTMIDNVRS is encoded by the coding sequence ATGAAAAAAATCTTAGCATTTGCTTTAATGCTTACTGCAGCCGTTGTACTCGCAGCTTGCGATTCCCGTCCTGTGCTTCGCATCCTGAACTGGGGCGAATACATCAACGACGCCGTCGTCGATCGTTTTGAGGAAGAATTTGGTTACCGTGTCATCGTTGACGTGGCTGACTCCAATGAAGCCTTCTATAGTAAAATCAAGAGTGGAACAACCGCTTACGATATTGTCATCCCATCCGATTATATGATCGAGAAGATGCAAGAAGAAAACATGCTCATTGAATTAGACTATTCTTTATTACCAAACCGTGACAACGTCACTTATATGTCAGGTGTCGATCAAATCTTTGATTCGATGACTGCAACCACTTTAACTAGAACATCTGAAACCGTTGATTTCACAAAATACGCGGTGCCTTATTTCTGGGGTACCTTTGGTATCATCTATAACAACCGTATTGCAGGCTTAGAAACTGCATTAGAAACCCATGGATGGGGCGCATATTTCGACCCATCAAAAGCACCTGCAGGGGTTAGACGTGGTATGTATGATGTCCCACAATTCGCTTATGCAGCAGCTATGTTGTACTTAGATCAAAACGTCAATGCGTTCTCACAATCATTATTAGACCAAGCTGAAGACGCCATCGACCAAGCAAACTTCGTCGAATGGGGCGATGACTCCTTGAAACGTAATGTTGAAGCAGGTAACCTCGATATGGCTTTAGTCTATACTGGTGACTATCTAGACCGTTTATACATCCAATTGGATGAAGGTAAGACCTTATCTGAAGTTCAAGCTGAATTCAACATTTATGTCCCTGAAGATACATTCGTATTCGCAGACATGATGGTTATCCCTAACACATCTAAAAATGTCGATAGAGCTCATGAATTCATCAATTTCATGTTGGACCCAGAAAATGTCGCACTGAATGCGGAAGTGGTTGGTTACGCAGCTGCCTTGGTTGAAGCGTATGACCTCATCATGGAAAACTTAACTTCTGATGATGAATGGTACAAAAACTGGGCTTTAGCAAACCAAACTTATTACAATAAGAATGCTGTATTGAGTGTTGCACCTCTCACAGCGTTAAACCCATCTGACATCGATAAGATCAATACCATGATCGACAACGTTAGAAGCTAA
- a CDS encoding ABC transporter permease → MTNFPKARIEDYGFKNREWLAPLLKWVGILFFVLMMFMLYLPIIIIAIQSVNSSVVTTRFSTFTLEWYTNIFNEDELLNAIKNTLMVSAIATTLATVLGTFFAIGIFHLPKNKRSGLMFLNNVPILNADIVTGFSLMIMFRFVMVLINMVVQLFNPSASISIFGLPTLVLAHLFFTFPYVVLSVVPKLKELDANLVDAAADLGLKPMKALIYVVVPAIKAGIFSGMLLALTMSVDDFVISFFNTGAGYDNLSIWIYGVLGRRNLTPSVYAFSTLLTILTMVGLIGSQFMNKKGKTNK, encoded by the coding sequence ATGACAAACTTCCCGAAAGCCCGTATTGAAGACTACGGCTTTAAAAACAGAGAATGGTTGGCCCCATTATTAAAGTGGGTCGGTATCCTCTTCTTCGTCTTGATGATGTTCATGTTATATTTACCCATCATCATCATCGCTATCCAATCGGTCAACAGCTCGGTTGTTACCACACGCTTTTCTACCTTCACCCTCGAATGGTATACCAATATCTTCAATGAGGATGAGTTATTGAATGCGATCAAGAATACCTTAATGGTTTCTGCCATCGCCACCACTTTGGCAACTGTACTCGGTACATTCTTCGCCATTGGGATTTTCCACTTGCCGAAAAACAAACGCAGTGGTTTGATGTTCTTGAACAATGTGCCGATTTTAAATGCCGATATCGTCACAGGGTTCTCGTTGATGATCATGTTCAGATTCGTCATGGTTCTGATCAATATGGTTGTTCAACTCTTTAATCCGAGTGCTTCAATCAGCATCTTCGGTTTACCAACCTTGGTCTTAGCTCACCTCTTCTTCACCTTCCCATATGTGGTACTCAGTGTCGTGCCTAAATTAAAGGAACTCGATGCGAACTTGGTGGACGCGGCTGCTGACTTAGGGTTAAAACCGATGAAAGCACTCATCTATGTTGTGGTCCCAGCCATTAAGGCGGGCATTTTCAGTGGGATGTTGCTAGCCCTTACCATGAGCGTTGACGACTTCGTCATCAGCTTCTTCAATACCGGTGCTGGTTATGACAATCTGTCCATTTGGATTTATGGGGTTTTAGGTAGACGTAATTTGACCCCATCCGTATACGCGTTTTCTACCTTATTGACCATCTTAACCATGGTCGGACTCATTGGTTCTCAATTTATGAACAAGAAAGGAAAAACAAACAAATGA
- a CDS encoding SGNH/GDSL hydrolase family protein, with product MRLLFQGDSITDCNRNRENPFDLGHGYVKKIQAALPNHEVLNRGISGNRTIDLLMRWQKDTLDLKPDVLSIFVGINEVWHYHYDQKVLTPMMYEDYYKNLIKQVKYLLPNTKILLIEPFVFPIGVYQKSWDVELIEEQAIVRKLAQLYDTAFLPLQEILNQKLNEHTMADIADDGVHPTDLGHEIIKDAILDTIKPWIGA from the coding sequence ATGAGACTATTATTTCAAGGCGATTCCATTACGGATTGTAACCGTAATCGAGAAAACCCATTCGATTTAGGACATGGTTATGTCAAAAAAATACAAGCAGCTTTACCCAATCACGAGGTTTTGAATCGTGGGATTTCTGGCAATAGAACCATCGATTTATTGATGCGTTGGCAAAAAGATACGTTGGATTTAAAACCCGATGTATTGTCTATTTTTGTCGGTATCAATGAAGTCTGGCATTACCATTATGATCAAAAAGTATTGACACCGATGATGTATGAAGATTATTATAAGAACCTCATCAAACAAGTGAAATACTTATTGCCAAATACCAAAATCCTATTAATTGAACCTTTCGTTTTTCCAATCGGGGTATATCAAAAGAGTTGGGACGTGGAACTCATCGAAGAACAAGCCATCGTACGTAAATTGGCTCAATTATATGACACTGCATTTTTACCTTTACAAGAAATACTAAATCAAAAACTCAACGAACATACCATGGCTGACATCGCCGATGATGGTGTCCACCCAACCGATTTGGGTCACGAAATCATCAAAGATGCCATCTTAGATACCATCAAACCTTGGATAGGAGCATAA